The Triticum aestivum cultivar Chinese Spring chromosome 7B, IWGSC CS RefSeq v2.1, whole genome shotgun sequence genome window below encodes:
- the LOC123156422 gene encoding probable L-ascorbate peroxidase 4, peroxisomal, producing MAAPVVDAEYLRQVDRGRRALRALIASKGCAPIMLRLAWHDAGTYDVNTRTGGANGSIRYEEEYTHGSNAGLKIAIDLLEPIKAKHPKITYADLYQLAGVVAVEVTGGPTVEFIPGRRDSSVCPREGRLPDAKKGAPHLRDIFYRMGLTDKDIVALSGGHSLGKAHPERSGFDGAWTRDPLKFDNSYFLELLKGESEGLLKLPTDKALLDDPEFRRYVELYAKDEDAFFKDYTESHKKLSELGFTPRISGPASTKSDVSTAVVLAQSAVGVAVAAAVVIAGYLYEASKRSK from the exons ATGGCGGCTCCGGTGGTGGACGCCGAGTACCTGCGCCAGGTCGACAGGGGGCGCCGCGCTCTCCGCGCCCTCATCGCCTCCAAGGGATGCGCCCCCATCATGCTCCGCCTCGC ATGGCATGATGCTGGCACGTATGATGTGAACACAAGAACTGGTGGTGCAAATGGTTCAATTAGATACGAGGAAGAGTACACCCATGGTTCAAATGCTGGCTTAAAAATTGCTATTGATCTCCTCG AGCCTATTAAAGCGAAGCATCCAAAGATTACATATGCAGACCTTTATCAG CTTGCTGGAGTAGTTGCAGTTGAAGTCACCGGGGGTCCAACCGTTGAGTTCATCCCTGGAAGACGT GATTCGTCAGTTTGTCCCCGTGAAGGGCGCCTTCCTGATGCTAAGAAAG GCGCACCACATCTAAGGGACATCTTTTATCGAATGGGCTTAACAGACAAAGATATTGTAGCACTATCTGGGGGGCACAGCCTG GGAAAGGCACATCCTGAAAGGTCTGGTTTTGACGGTGCATGGACTCGTGACCCTCTGAAGTTTGACAACTCATACTTTCT TGAGCTACTGAAGGGGGAATCGGAGGGTCTTCTGAAGCTCCCTACTGATAAGGCATTGTTGGATGATCCTGAATTTAGACGTTATGTGGAGCTTTATGCAAAG GACGAGGATGCTTTCTTCAAGGACTATACTGAATCACACAAGAAACTTTCTGAACTTGGCTTCACACCACGGATCAGTGGCCCAGCTTCTACAAAATCAGATGTTTCAACTGCTGTTGTACTTGCACAGAGTGCAGTGGGGGTAGCAGTTGCGGCAGCTGTAGTCATCGCGGGCTACCTGTACGAggcttccaagaggagcaagtaa